Proteins from one Legionella taurinensis genomic window:
- a CDS encoding DNA-3-methyladenine glycosylase — protein MVWEKLTRDFYNRDTVEVAQSLLGHYLIHRVGDEERVGKIVEVEAYLGQRDLAAHSSRGITPRTRVMFGPPGYAYVYLIYGMYHCVNVVTEPEGQGTAVLLRALEPIHNIASRTQGPGLLCRAMGIDRQLNAHDLLSDNFFVAKNPAVDPFSIIRTPRIGVDYAKEWAKEELRFYIKDNPFVSRRK, from the coding sequence ATGGTGTGGGAAAAATTAACCCGTGATTTCTATAACCGCGACACGGTGGAGGTGGCTCAATCCCTGTTGGGCCACTACCTCATTCACCGGGTTGGGGATGAAGAACGTGTCGGCAAAATCGTCGAGGTAGAGGCTTACCTCGGTCAACGGGATTTGGCCGCCCATTCCTCCCGCGGCATCACGCCGCGCACGCGTGTGATGTTTGGTCCTCCCGGGTATGCTTATGTTTACCTCATCTATGGCATGTACCATTGTGTCAATGTGGTGACTGAACCTGAAGGGCAGGGCACGGCGGTGCTGCTGCGAGCGCTTGAACCCATTCACAACATTGCCAGCCGCACCCAGGGGCCTGGCCTGCTTTGCCGCGCCATGGGAATCGACAGGCAGTTGAATGCCCATGACTTGTTGAGCGACAACTTTTTTGTCGCTAAAAATCCTGCAGTTGATCCCTTTTCTATTATCAGGACCCCTCGCATTGGCGTGGATTACGCGAAAGAATGGGCAAAAGAGGAATTGCGTTTCTACATTAAAGACAACCCTTTTGTTTCCCGGCGTAAATAA
- a CDS encoding HAD-IG family 5'-nucleotidase — MNQKVFVNRILNMKKIKYIGLDMDHTLLRYNTKKLETLVYTLVVEKLISHNNYPAAIRSFQFNFDDAIRGLVIDSKNGNLLKLSRYAAIRQSYHGTRPISYVEQQEIYRSIYVDLSDANYKAIDTSFSIAFAVLYSQLVDYKDEYPNQLPSYHDIAMDVLKYVDMAHADGSLKKAISENLNEYVIKDKDVVEGLQWYIRHGKKIFVLTNSDYFYTKLMLDYAINPFLDEGKDWTSLFEFVITLANKPRFFYDNLRFLHINAADGSMTNLNGPIVPGIYQGGCANKFTHDLNLKGDEILYIGDHIYGDIVRLKKDCNWRTALVVEELGDEIEAQAKALPTTLKIGEAMNVKKTLEQQYVELCTQRIDEHSNAFDEDINELQKKLTAIDAELAKLLQEQHQYYNPKWDRVFRAGAEESYFAYQVDRFACIYMAKLSDLLAHSPITYFRANRRPLAHDIDFIAATPTADKYPPR, encoded by the coding sequence ATGAATCAAAAAGTGTTTGTAAACCGCATTTTGAATATGAAGAAAATCAAGTACATTGGTCTGGATATGGACCATACCTTGCTCCGCTACAACACCAAAAAACTTGAAACGCTGGTTTACACGCTGGTTGTGGAAAAATTAATCAGCCACAACAATTATCCTGCCGCTATCCGAAGCTTTCAGTTTAATTTCGATGACGCCATTCGAGGTTTGGTGATTGACAGCAAAAATGGCAACCTGCTTAAACTGAGCCGGTATGCGGCCATTCGTCAGAGTTATCATGGCACGCGCCCCATCAGCTACGTTGAGCAGCAGGAGATTTACCGCAGTATCTATGTGGATTTAAGCGATGCCAATTACAAGGCCATTGATACCTCCTTCTCGATTGCTTTCGCTGTGTTGTACAGCCAGCTGGTGGATTACAAAGACGAATACCCCAATCAGTTGCCAAGCTATCACGACATTGCCATGGACGTGCTGAAATACGTCGACATGGCGCATGCCGATGGCAGCCTTAAAAAAGCGATCAGTGAGAACCTCAATGAGTATGTCATCAAGGATAAGGATGTGGTGGAGGGGCTTCAATGGTATATCCGCCATGGTAAAAAGATTTTTGTACTGACCAATTCCGATTATTTTTATACCAAACTGATGCTCGATTATGCCATTAACCCCTTTCTTGACGAGGGGAAAGACTGGACCAGTTTGTTTGAGTTTGTGATTACTCTGGCGAATAAACCGCGGTTTTTTTATGACAATCTGCGCTTTTTACACATTAATGCGGCGGATGGCAGCATGACCAATTTGAACGGGCCAATTGTTCCTGGGATTTATCAAGGCGGCTGTGCCAATAAATTCACTCATGATCTTAACTTGAAGGGTGATGAAATTCTTTACATCGGTGACCATATTTATGGCGACATTGTCCGTTTAAAGAAAGATTGTAACTGGCGCACGGCGTTGGTAGTCGAAGAATTGGGCGATGAAATTGAGGCCCAGGCTAAAGCCTTGCCGACCACGCTGAAAATCGGTGAAGCCATGAATGTTAAAAAAACACTGGAGCAGCAGTATGTGGAACTCTGTACCCAACGCATCGATGAGCACTCCAACGCCTTTGATGAGGACATCAATGAATTACAGAAAAAATTAACCGCCATTGATGCGGAGTTGGCGAAACTTCTGCAGGAGCAGCATCAGTATTACAATCCGAAATGGGATCGGGTTTTCCGAGCCGGTGCTGAGGAAAGTTATTTTGCCTATCAGGTGGATCGTTTTGCCTGCATTTACATGGCGAAGTTGTCTGATTTGTTGGCGCATTCACCCATCACCTATTTTCGCGCCAATCGCAGACCCCTGGCACATGACATTGATTTTATCGCGGCAACTCCCACGGCGGATAAATACCCCCCGCGTTAG
- a CDS encoding NAD-dependent malic enzyme: MDYKQLTDDNGQIYYEVKTTDFALITNPILNKGSGFSNQERVDFKLFGLLPPEESNLAQQRARSYEAFKSKSSELEKYIYMRDLQDSNETLFYSLLCEHITEIMPIVYTPVVGSACQRFSHIYRRPRGLFISYPYRDKIDMILANPRFDNVKAIVVSDGERILGLGDQGAGGMGIPIGKLALYCACAGIHPASTLPVLLDTGTNNSDLLQDPLYMGWRHERVRDQEYDDFVDRFVQALKKRFPHILLQWEDFALQNATRLLNTYRDQLCTFNDDIQGTAAVATGTLFAAVQVTGIRLSEQRIVIVGAGSAGCGIAELIVHAMVEDGISEAQARSQIYMIDRNGLLLEGMTGLLPFQQQLLKPRAAISGWQCENNAEISLKDVIRNLHPNALLGVSGQPNLFTEELIREMAAHVERPIIMPLSNPISRSEAIPQDLIQWTDDRAVIGTGSPFGVIKRRGQDFRIDQTNNVYIFPGMGLGLIAVQARRVTDKMFMAAAKALASCSPALQNPNANLLPPLDDVREVSYRVALAVAKEAVKSELADYKTEADIEKCIRAHIWEPLYVPYRKPY, encoded by the coding sequence ATGGATTATAAACAATTAACGGATGACAACGGGCAAATCTATTACGAAGTCAAAACGACGGACTTCGCCCTGATAACCAACCCCATTCTGAATAAAGGCTCCGGTTTCAGCAACCAGGAACGGGTGGATTTTAAATTATTCGGCCTGTTGCCCCCTGAGGAAAGTAACCTCGCCCAGCAGCGCGCCCGTTCCTATGAAGCCTTTAAAAGCAAAAGCAGTGAATTGGAAAAATACATCTACATGCGTGATCTTCAGGACTCGAACGAAACACTGTTTTATAGTTTACTTTGTGAACACATCACTGAAATCATGCCCATTGTCTACACGCCGGTCGTGGGCTCCGCCTGTCAACGATTCAGTCATATTTATCGTCGCCCGCGCGGCTTGTTCATTTCCTACCCCTACCGCGACAAAATCGACATGATTCTTGCCAACCCTCGCTTTGATAATGTCAAAGCCATCGTGGTCTCTGATGGCGAACGCATCCTGGGTCTTGGGGATCAGGGCGCAGGCGGAATGGGCATTCCCATTGGCAAGCTGGCCCTGTATTGCGCCTGCGCAGGCATTCATCCTGCGTCCACCTTGCCAGTGTTGCTGGATACCGGAACAAACAACAGCGATTTGCTGCAGGATCCCCTGTACATGGGCTGGCGGCATGAACGGGTTCGTGATCAGGAATACGATGACTTTGTTGATCGTTTTGTTCAGGCCTTGAAAAAACGCTTTCCCCATATTCTTCTGCAATGGGAGGATTTTGCCCTGCAAAACGCGACCCGTTTGCTCAATACCTACCGCGATCAGCTGTGCACCTTCAATGACGACATTCAAGGAACAGCCGCCGTCGCCACAGGCACCTTGTTTGCTGCCGTTCAGGTGACCGGTATCCGCTTAAGTGAACAACGCATTGTCATTGTCGGCGCCGGATCTGCCGGTTGCGGTATTGCCGAACTGATTGTGCATGCCATGGTCGAAGACGGCATTTCGGAAGCACAGGCGCGTTCGCAGATTTACATGATTGATCGAAACGGGTTGCTGCTCGAGGGCATGACCGGCCTCCTTCCCTTCCAACAGCAACTGTTAAAACCCCGCGCCGCCATTTCAGGCTGGCAATGCGAAAACAATGCGGAAATCAGCCTGAAAGACGTGATTCGCAACTTGCATCCCAATGCTCTGCTGGGGGTTTCCGGCCAGCCCAATCTCTTTACTGAAGAGTTGATTCGGGAAATGGCCGCTCACGTGGAGCGTCCGATTATTATGCCGCTCTCCAACCCGATTTCACGCAGTGAAGCGATTCCTCAGGATTTAATCCAATGGACTGACGATCGCGCCGTGATTGGTACAGGCAGTCCTTTTGGCGTCATCAAACGCCGCGGCCAGGATTTCCGTATTGATCAGACCAACAATGTCTATATTTTCCCAGGCATGGGGCTTGGTTTGATTGCCGTTCAGGCAAGACGGGTCACGGACAAAATGTTCATGGCCGCCGCCAAAGCCTTAGCCAGCTGCTCGCCAGCCCTGCAAAACCCAAATGCCAATCTGCTGCCCCCGCTTGACGACGTGCGGGAAGTGTCATACCGGGTGGCTCTGGCAGTGGCTAAAGAGGCAGTTAAAAGTGAACTGGCGGATTATAAAACCGAGGCTGACATTGAAAAATGCATTCGCGCTCACATCTGGGAACCGCTGTATGTCCCCTACCGCAAGCCCTATTAA
- a CDS encoding putative bifunctional diguanylate cyclase/phosphodiesterase has protein sequence MSRNILRAQVKLLYDQIPVALFGECLAVTSICVALWTVFDQRVLIGWLLYMFIASATWRGYIVWRYRHHYEARSQKAWLTLFVIGVLISSLGWGFAAGVFIPVDSVFQQNFVVIVLLGITASASSYYSPIRSVYIAFLLPAVLPYAFWLFAQGGDNILLGYCVFLYIFVMLGSSHYLNSLVVSSLELRLTNIDLGFNNQLLEKKVAERTNALEKSFDILRASLESSEFGVLVVDNHGHIEYFNQTFLDMWEIPQDVITGYTYQDISQHILSKLENPDSYARKMQHLHEQSAHEWIDELTCKDGKFFELYVKPHGADKGKAGHIWQYRDISERKQMEHQLAYQANHDLLTSLPNRTLLYDRIEQGIVYAQRFQNHLTLLFLDVDNFKIINDSLGHNAGDQLLQEVAARLKECVRKSDTVSRFGGDEFVILFMNSRREDITVLADHILNKVTQPIKLSGHDIVVTTSIGISTYPHHGKDATTLLKNADMAMYFAKRQGRNNYQLYDEEINYQSQKKLEIQSQIRNAIKNKEFFMLYQPIIHIETGEICAVEALMRWQHPDFGLLLPNDFIIAAEECGLIVPLGEWGIRTACLQNAAWQKMGLPPIRIAVNVSGVQVKREGFIDTLEDILKQSRMDPGYLEIELTESTLMDNTKKIISLLLKLDSIGIDFVIDDFGTGYSSLNYLKKFPVNKLKIDQCFVRDCTKDSNDASIVEAIIAMGHGLKLKVIAEGVENKEQLQLLKDLGCDQGQGYYFAEPLTADDFADLLRQNTLRAIASR, from the coding sequence GTGTCAAGAAATATTCTGAGAGCGCAGGTCAAGTTGCTTTATGATCAAATCCCCGTGGCCTTGTTCGGAGAATGCCTGGCGGTTACCTCCATTTGTGTTGCTTTATGGACTGTCTTTGACCAACGGGTGTTGATCGGTTGGCTGCTTTACATGTTCATTGCATCGGCCACCTGGCGGGGTTACATTGTCTGGCGTTACCGGCACCATTACGAAGCACGGAGCCAGAAAGCCTGGCTTACTCTGTTTGTGATTGGGGTATTGATTTCAAGCCTTGGCTGGGGATTTGCCGCCGGCGTTTTCATTCCGGTTGACAGTGTGTTTCAACAGAATTTCGTGGTGATCGTGCTGTTGGGTATTACGGCCTCGGCCAGTTCGTATTATTCCCCCATTCGCTCCGTGTACATTGCTTTCCTGTTACCGGCTGTTCTACCTTATGCGTTTTGGCTTTTTGCCCAGGGCGGGGATAATATTCTTCTCGGCTATTGCGTGTTTCTTTATATTTTCGTGATGCTTGGGTCCTCTCACTACTTGAATTCACTGGTGGTGTCCTCGCTGGAATTGCGTTTAACCAACATTGATTTGGGTTTTAATAACCAGCTTCTGGAAAAAAAGGTGGCGGAGCGTACTAATGCACTGGAAAAATCCTTTGATATCCTGCGTGCCAGCCTTGAATCGAGCGAATTTGGTGTGCTGGTGGTCGATAATCATGGCCATATTGAGTATTTTAACCAGACTTTTCTGGACATGTGGGAAATCCCTCAGGACGTCATCACGGGTTACACTTACCAGGATATCAGCCAGCATATTTTATCCAAACTGGAAAACCCGGACTCCTATGCCCGAAAAATGCAGCATTTACATGAGCAGTCAGCGCATGAGTGGATCGATGAGTTGACCTGCAAGGACGGTAAATTTTTTGAGCTCTATGTCAAGCCGCATGGCGCGGACAAGGGCAAGGCCGGGCATATCTGGCAGTATCGTGACATCAGTGAGCGAAAACAGATGGAGCATCAACTGGCCTATCAGGCTAACCATGACCTCCTGACTAGCCTCCCGAACCGCACGCTGCTCTATGATCGCATCGAGCAGGGGATTGTTTACGCGCAACGTTTTCAAAATCATTTAACACTGTTATTCCTTGATGTGGATAATTTTAAAATCATCAATGACTCACTGGGTCATAATGCCGGCGATCAATTGTTGCAGGAGGTTGCTGCCCGTTTAAAGGAGTGTGTGCGTAAAAGCGATACAGTATCCCGCTTTGGCGGCGATGAATTTGTAATCTTGTTCATGAACAGCCGCAGGGAAGACATCACCGTGCTTGCTGATCATATTCTCAATAAAGTGACGCAGCCGATTAAACTCAGTGGCCATGACATCGTTGTCACCACGAGCATTGGCATCAGCACTTACCCTCATCACGGCAAGGATGCCACGACACTGCTGAAAAACGCGGACATGGCCATGTACTTTGCCAAGCGTCAGGGGAGAAATAATTACCAGTTGTACGATGAAGAAATCAATTACCAATCGCAGAAGAAACTCGAAATTCAAAGCCAGATTCGCAATGCAATAAAAAACAAAGAATTTTTCATGCTTTATCAACCGATTATCCATATTGAAACCGGCGAAATCTGTGCCGTGGAGGCCCTGATGCGCTGGCAGCACCCCGATTTCGGCCTCCTGTTACCCAATGATTTTATTATTGCCGCCGAAGAATGCGGATTAATTGTTCCCCTGGGCGAATGGGGGATTAGGACGGCCTGCCTGCAGAATGCCGCCTGGCAAAAAATGGGGCTGCCACCTATCCGCATCGCCGTGAACGTGTCCGGCGTGCAGGTCAAGCGCGAGGGGTTTATCGATACGCTGGAGGATATCCTTAAACAATCCAGAATGGACCCGGGTTATCTCGAAATCGAATTGACTGAGAGCACGCTCATGGACAACACCAAGAAAATCATTTCCCTGTTACTGAAACTGGATTCCATTGGTATTGATTTTGTCATTGATGATTTTGGTACCGGGTATTCCAGCTTGAATTACCTGAAAAAATTCCCGGTAAACAAGCTTAAGATTGACCAATGCTTTGTTCGTGATTGCACCAAGGACAGCAATGATGCGTCCATCGTCGAGGCGATTATTGCCATGGGGCATGGGTTGAAGTTGAAAGTGATTGCCGAAGGGGTCGAAAACAAGGAACAATTGCAACTGCTTAAAGATCTCGGCTGTGATCAGGGGCAAGGCTATTATTTTGCCGAACCCCTGACGGCCGATGATTTTGCCGATCTGCTTCGCCAGAATACCCTGCGCGCGATTGCATCGCGCTAG
- a CDS encoding AAA family ATPase, whose protein sequence is MIKELEQALSQALYGKEEVIRLGISCLLANGHLLLEDIPGMGKTTFSHALAHFTGMQYRRIQFTSDLLPSDLIGVSIFDATTQQFRFHAGPIFSQLILADEVNRATPRTQSALLEAMEERQVTTENGTHPLPEPFFVIATQNPSHQTGTYFLPESQLDRFLMCLSIGYPPPEAERQLLKLPENGKIFEQPPVSSIEQLLTWQQQSLQVHVADTVLDYIQNILAASRHQGWFNHGLSPRAGMALVRAAKAYARTEERDFVRPDDVQAVMPAVVNHRLVIKQAHIQHSPAEMLLNHVEVPL, encoded by the coding sequence ATGATTAAAGAATTAGAACAAGCACTTAGCCAAGCCCTTTACGGAAAAGAAGAGGTGATTCGGTTGGGGATAAGCTGCCTGCTTGCCAATGGGCATTTGCTTCTTGAAGACATACCGGGCATGGGCAAAACCACATTCAGCCATGCCCTGGCCCACTTTACCGGCATGCAATACCGCCGCATTCAGTTTACCAGCGACCTGTTGCCCAGTGATTTAATCGGTGTGTCCATTTTTGACGCAACGACGCAGCAGTTTCGCTTCCATGCCGGCCCGATTTTTTCACAGCTCATCCTTGCCGATGAAGTGAATCGTGCAACGCCACGAACCCAGAGCGCTCTGCTTGAAGCCATGGAGGAACGCCAGGTAACCACAGAAAATGGCACGCACCCCCTGCCGGAACCTTTTTTTGTGATTGCCACCCAAAATCCATCCCATCAGACCGGGACCTATTTTCTGCCGGAATCCCAGCTGGATCGTTTCCTGATGTGCTTAAGCATCGGCTACCCTCCTCCTGAGGCCGAACGGCAACTGCTGAAACTGCCAGAAAATGGTAAAATTTTTGAACAGCCGCCAGTCAGTAGCATTGAACAGCTTCTGACCTGGCAGCAACAAAGCCTTCAAGTACACGTCGCCGACACCGTGTTGGACTACATCCAGAACATTCTGGCCGCCAGCCGCCATCAGGGCTGGTTTAATCATGGTTTAAGCCCGCGAGCGGGCATGGCGCTTGTACGGGCGGCTAAAGCCTATGCCCGAACCGAGGAGCGCGATTTTGTCCGCCCGGACGATGTGCAGGCGGTGATGCCCGCGGTAGTCAATCATCGACTGGTGATTAAACAAGCCCATATCCAGCATTCTCCAGCCGAGATGTTACTTAATCACGTTGAGGTTCCGCTTTGA
- a CDS encoding MAPEG family protein: protein MELGYLLVLGYCTWTLILLFSIGLLRVSLTVSGQRRANAFSPFGDEVSPFANRLCRAHANCYENLPVVLGVVFVAAMTQQLSVINPLALTLLTLRVLQSIVHVLSTRVLAVLVRFVFFVGQVLILFYWIIRLFSQSIGSV, encoded by the coding sequence ATGGAATTAGGTTATTTGCTGGTATTGGGGTATTGCACCTGGACGTTGATTTTATTGTTCAGTATTGGCTTATTACGCGTCAGCCTCACCGTAAGCGGTCAACGCCGTGCCAACGCGTTTTCTCCGTTTGGCGATGAGGTGTCGCCTTTTGCCAATCGCTTATGCCGCGCCCATGCCAACTGTTACGAAAACCTTCCTGTGGTTTTAGGCGTGGTCTTTGTAGCCGCCATGACCCAGCAACTGTCTGTCATTAATCCCTTGGCGCTCACTTTGTTAACCTTGAGGGTACTGCAGTCCATTGTCCATGTCCTGTCGACCCGGGTTCTGGCTGTGCTTGTGCGTTTTGTGTTTTTTGTAGGGCAGGTGCTCATCCTTTTCTACTGGATTATTCGCTTGTTCAGCCAGTCGATAGGCAGTGTTTAA
- a CDS encoding transglutaminase family protein, whose product MKLTTHTPALRLALLVMMFSYLPHGMNMPVLLSLMILSAIGYRLLVSYYPVPLPSSGIRLGLIALCLALLFWQYGTVWSGQFFIGFLLLFVALKSLELQNLRDLRVIILCNFYLILTNLIVYQELWIFIYLLLAVFANLLLMLKLFAPETPWFSGGKLIVRHMLLAIPITLVVFYLFPRLTNPLWQVPSLSRGQLGFNEELSLDKMNDLFNDDSIVMRVTFKPTFLPTLYWRGIVLSHYDGWRWTALQRDSTYFPPLEKIPQGQTADYQILLEPHQKKWLFYQDFPYAANPNLLYAPGLGLVQPGDHEVYQRFAYAVVEKRPFYLPISPRDKQLNTYLPPANNPRLRAFAKQQFTAVQGDTEAFINQLKQYIHSEPFWYSLSVNNPRRFNQMDYFWFEQRRGYCEYYASSVAFILRSVGIPSRVVVGYHGGQWNPMSHYLTVRQNDAHAWIEYWQEGKGWRRLDPTLYIAPERIDRAIRDKQGNALASQWSQEGSLPWLAQTGLFLESLQFFWERWLLFYNYDNQRAFLKELGLNHWDGQTLLKVSIASLLAFLLIGSLIYQWQQYRYRDPMAREYARLKKQLKALGIDVAPPATLQDQLRALGRQLPASRIKLSQYYREYELLRLKPLANRSKRYQQTLCWLKSLSAYLKRVKKRPSRSPGTDR is encoded by the coding sequence ATGAAGTTAACCACGCACACACCCGCGCTGCGTCTGGCGCTTCTGGTGATGATGTTCTCTTATTTACCGCATGGAATGAACATGCCGGTATTGTTGTCGCTGATGATCTTAAGCGCAATCGGCTACCGCCTGCTGGTGAGCTATTATCCGGTGCCATTGCCGTCAAGCGGAATAAGACTCGGTTTGATTGCGCTGTGCCTTGCCTTGTTATTCTGGCAATACGGTACCGTGTGGTCAGGGCAATTTTTTATTGGCTTCTTACTGCTTTTTGTGGCCTTAAAGAGTCTGGAACTGCAAAACCTGCGCGATTTACGCGTCATCATTCTCTGTAACTTCTATTTAATCCTGACGAACCTCATCGTTTACCAGGAGTTATGGATTTTTATTTACCTTCTTCTTGCTGTGTTTGCCAATCTGTTGTTGATGCTTAAACTCTTTGCGCCTGAAACACCCTGGTTTTCAGGCGGCAAACTGATTGTCAGGCACATGCTGTTAGCGATTCCGATTACGTTGGTGGTGTTTTATCTTTTTCCGCGATTAACCAATCCCCTCTGGCAAGTGCCTTCTCTGTCACGGGGACAATTGGGATTTAATGAGGAACTGAGCCTTGACAAAATGAATGATCTTTTTAACGATGATTCCATCGTGATGCGGGTGACGTTTAAACCGACTTTCTTGCCGACTCTTTACTGGCGCGGCATTGTGCTCAGTCACTACGATGGCTGGCGATGGACTGCCCTCCAACGCGACAGCACCTATTTTCCACCCCTTGAAAAAATCCCTCAAGGACAAACCGCAGACTACCAGATCCTTCTTGAGCCGCATCAGAAAAAGTGGCTTTTTTATCAGGACTTCCCTTATGCCGCCAACCCCAACCTGCTGTATGCCCCGGGACTGGGGCTGGTGCAGCCAGGCGACCACGAGGTGTATCAACGGTTTGCCTACGCCGTCGTTGAGAAAAGACCTTTTTATCTGCCTATTTCTCCCAGAGACAAGCAATTAAACACGTATTTACCACCTGCCAACAACCCGCGCTTGCGCGCCTTTGCGAAGCAGCAATTCACGGCTGTTCAGGGTGATACGGAAGCTTTTATCAATCAACTGAAGCAGTACATTCACAGCGAACCGTTCTGGTACAGCCTGTCGGTTAACAATCCCAGGCGCTTTAATCAGATGGATTATTTCTGGTTTGAACAGCGCAGGGGGTATTGTGAATATTACGCCAGTTCGGTGGCCTTTATCCTGCGGTCGGTTGGGATCCCTTCCCGAGTAGTGGTGGGTTATCATGGCGGGCAATGGAATCCCATGTCCCACTACCTGACCGTGCGGCAGAATGATGCCCATGCCTGGATTGAATACTGGCAGGAAGGGAAAGGATGGCGGCGCCTGGATCCGACACTCTACATTGCCCCTGAGCGGATTGACCGGGCTATCCGTGACAAACAGGGGAACGCGCTCGCCTCGCAGTGGTCCCAGGAAGGATCGCTCCCCTGGCTTGCACAGACTGGGCTGTTTCTCGAATCCCTGCAATTTTTCTGGGAGCGGTGGCTGCTTTTTTATAATTACGATAACCAGCGTGCATTCTTAAAAGAGCTTGGTCTCAACCATTGGGACGGTCAAACCCTGCTTAAGGTGTCTATCGCTTCTCTGCTCGCTTTTTTATTGATCGGCAGCCTCATTTATCAATGGCAGCAGTACCGGTACCGTGATCCCATGGCGCGTGAATACGCAAGATTAAAAAAGCAACTTAAAGCCCTGGGCATTGATGTCGCCCCACCCGCGACATTACAGGATCAATTGCGGGCGTTGGGGCGGCAGTTGCCAGCCTCACGGATTAAACTCAGCCAGTATTACCGCGAGTATGAATTGCTGCGATTAAAGCCTTTGGCCAACCGAAGCAAACGGTATCAGCAAACACTCTGCTGGTTAAAATCGTTATCGGCTTACCTAAAGCGGGTTAAGAAAAGACCCAGCCGGAGCCCAGGGACGGATCGCTAG
- a CDS encoding GIY-YIG nuclease family protein, which produces MTAYTVYMLRCENGSLYTGYTTNLERRYQAHLAGKCKYTRSFKPVEIAAHWQVFDKSAALKLERFIKTLSRQEKEALLTLPSLCPFMTNTPDKREVEES; this is translated from the coding sequence ATGACGGCGTATACGGTGTATATGCTTCGCTGTGAAAATGGCAGTCTATATACGGGCTACACGACTAATCTCGAGCGTCGCTACCAGGCCCATCTGGCAGGAAAATGCAAGTACACCCGCAGTTTTAAACCAGTCGAAATTGCTGCCCATTGGCAAGTCTTTGATAAGTCCGCCGCCTTAAAGCTTGAGCGATTTATCAAGACGCTGTCGCGCCAGGAAAAGGAAGCCTTGTTGACGTTGCCCAGTCTTTGTCCATTCATGACTAATACCCCGGATAAACGGGAGGTTGAGGAAAGCTGA
- a CDS encoding alpha/beta fold hydrolase, which translates to MSHCSVSKNRYDRILSQGDSPHGKRGSAFSLGIDFICFFGELTARASSPPIAYTDTGKGPALVFIHAFPTDKRLWVPQQTLASQFRVISLDLWGFGQSQSVSGEAVSMSDYADEVALLLQHLRIKKAIVAGESMGGYVALAFLKKYPLKTAGLILSDTQSVADTVSMQEKREQAAQDILQHGNKAFIEGFLPKALSAHASTALRTWLHHVLSAQSPAAMASALRGMAMREDATSLLAETDVPVLFITGEEDALIAPEQSRAMQAITKQSRLVVIEEAGHLANLEKPGEWNQAVIDFFTLATGEEGDKR; encoded by the coding sequence TTGTCCCATTGTTCTGTATCGAAAAACCGCTATGATAGGATTCTTTCACAAGGAGATTCACCTCATGGAAAGCGTGGTTCGGCGTTTAGCCTTGGTATTGATTTTATTTGTTTTTTTGGCGAGCTGACGGCGCGGGCTTCGTCGCCTCCAATCGCATATACCGACACAGGGAAAGGGCCGGCTCTGGTATTTATCCATGCATTCCCCACAGATAAACGCTTATGGGTCCCACAACAAACCTTAGCCAGTCAGTTTCGTGTTATCAGCCTTGATTTGTGGGGGTTTGGCCAATCCCAATCCGTCAGTGGCGAAGCAGTCAGTATGAGTGACTATGCCGATGAGGTGGCCTTGCTTCTTCAGCACCTGCGGATTAAAAAAGCCATTGTTGCCGGGGAATCCATGGGAGGATATGTGGCCTTGGCTTTTTTGAAAAAATACCCGCTCAAGACAGCCGGTTTAATTTTATCGGACACGCAGTCCGTTGCAGACACCGTATCCATGCAGGAAAAAAGGGAACAGGCCGCTCAGGACATCCTGCAGCATGGAAACAAGGCTTTCATCGAGGGATTTTTGCCTAAGGCATTGTCCGCTCACGCCTCGACGGCGTTGCGAACCTGGCTCCATCATGTCTTGTCGGCACAATCCCCCGCGGCCATGGCCTCAGCGTTAAGAGGCATGGCCATGCGAGAGGATGCCACCTCGCTTTTGGCCGAAACGGACGTACCGGTTTTGTTTATAACCGGTGAGGAGGATGCGTTAATTGCTCCAGAGCAAAGCCGGGCCATGCAGGCCATCACCAAACAGAGCCGGCTTGTGGTTATTGAAGAAGCCGGTCATTTGGCGAATCTTGAAAAGCCAGGGGAGTGGAATCAGGCGGTGATCGATTTTTTTACCCTCGCCACTGGCGAGGAAGGCGATAAAAGATGA